One Diospyros lotus cultivar Yz01 chromosome 1, ASM1463336v1, whole genome shotgun sequence genomic window carries:
- the LOC127792855 gene encoding delta(12)-fatty-acid desaturase FAD2-like — protein MGAGGRMSVPTTNDRKKNPLDRVPHLKPPFTLGEIKKAIPPHCFNRSVIRSFSYVVYDLTLALLFYHVATSYFHVLPLYFQYVAWPIYWTVQGCILTGVWVIAHECGHHAFSDYQWVDDTVGLILHSALLVPYFSWKYSHRRHHSNTGSLDRDEVFVPKPKSDLSWYFKYLNNPLGRLLTLVITLTLGWPLYLAFNVSGRPYDRFACHFDPYGPIYNDRERLQIYISDVGIITASYILYRIALVKGLAWLACVYGVPLLIVNGFLVIITYLQHTHPSLPHYDSSEWDWLRGALATVDRDYGVLNKVFHNITDTHVAHHLFFTMPHYHAMEATKAIKPILGEYYQFDGTPFYKAMWREARECLYVEPDEDDPAKGVFWYRNKF, from the coding sequence ATGGGAGCTGGTGGACGAATGTCTGTCCCAACAACCAATGATAGAAAGAAGAACCCGCTCGACAGGGTCCCTCACTTGAAACCACCATTCACGCTTGGCGAAATCAAGAAAGCAATCCCACCTCACTGCTTTAACCGGTCTGTGATCCGCTCATTCTCTTATGTTGTCTATGACCTCACCCTGGCCCTCCTTTTCTACCATGTTGCCACCTCTTACTTCCATGTCCTCCCACTGTACTTCCAATATGTTGCATGGCCCATCTACTGGACAGTTCAAGGTTGCATTCTCACTGGTGTCTGGGTCATTGCTCACGAATGCGGTCACCATGCATTCAGTGATTACCAATGGGTGGATGACACAGTTGGCCTCATCCTCCACTCTGCCCTTTTAGTTCCTTACTTCTCTTGGAAATACAGTCACCGCCGGCATCATTCCAATACTGGTTCACTTGATCGTGATGAAGTTTTTGTCCCCAAGCCCAAATCAGACCTCTCATGGTATTTCAAGTACTTGAACAACCCATTGGGAAGACTTCTCACTCTTGTAATCACACTCACTCTTGGGTGGCCCTTGTATTTGGCCTTCAACGTATCTGGAAGGCCTTATGATCGTTTTGCCTGTCACTTCGACCCATATGGTCCAATTTACAACGACCGAGAAAGGCTTCAAATTTACATTTCTGATGTTGGTATCATAACTGCCAGCTATATTCTCTATCGAATTGCTCTGGTGAAAGGGCTGGCTTGGCTCGCCTGTGTCTATGGGGTTCCTCTGCTTATAGTGAATGGTTTCCTTGTGATCATCACCTATCTGCAGCACACTCACCCATCTCTTCCTCACTATGACTCGTCGGAATGGGATTGGCTGAGAGGAGCTTTGGCCACTGTGGATAGAGATTATGGAGTGCTAAACAAGGTCTTCCACAATATCACAGATACGCACGTAGCTCACCATCTCTTCTTCACCATGCCACACTACCATGCGATGGAAGCAACTAAGGCGATCAAGCCCATTCTCGGGGAGTACTATCAATTCGATGGCACTCCATTCTACAAGGCGATGTGGAGGGAGGCGAGAGAGTGCCTCTACGTGGAGCCAGACGAGGATGACCCCGCCAAAGGTGTGTTCTGGTATAGAAACAAGTTTTGA